A stretch of Plasmodium knowlesi strain H genome assembly, chromosome: 1 DNA encodes these proteins:
- a CDS encoding basal complex transmembrane protein 2, putative, giving the protein MNGIADLNNSYEGNLENATASHNVEANDYVMEGKTSHSSTFTRKNEKMDQKKKNKQNEGKTNPHDGEEKHNNITNELLINHDEVATSNTQNMNITHRVKKDSVVEKRRETLSISSSRAIFLKKEKKYMLGCHFTKEKCQENIEKINEKINYTMKKILKLYNDSNKKQYLSRLFQMKDISCLFSCMFFCLLIIFSIMNEYVGVLLSILLLIISIQLKFSRSNMALLNSIVAILFISIATAYSFSNIKLENIHDKTITRIDSSNASTNRRLLILEMVICLAYASILFIYMLSLRSVKRCKEKHVWIYHHIVTLFNFLDVCILFTFGVLAFFFIFICLGETLFIIMSFILFSTSVLTYSLRKKSSIGTLIFQTISIITNSIVASTYLSKNTATEKLAELPPDELGQLTNSIFLFYMIFLIFFLVLHLLYIFYIFFSHKNFLSKCFSQRSVYYSSVFPHPASVADDESGDVPNCSANGQSDESRTLNKKYDGYSSGNLPNKGEIHFVREKYLLSLDDDNKILNIQRRSCKQVHIDMGKYTYNELHLYKHLLLNTLVELKRSRWRRRGRGNASRGARNRDRTGIKDKAKRRKATHKKTKQGKLSMDGTKRLKRVQRLKSPQCQGNRQTEDFVLSINEESSEYQTNHYNTDEGPNTQANKRQCRRKNKKGEHSCVHFLLKNLSLVQKERSRNKVGPKKPLQNHHLYLTHCENDIYSPSSLFYSKYTYIIDVLLENYDELIFYLDRKKFFFKLCELAEKENRTTDSERISCQNCAREGDILKRGSTVNSNALLQKSSMNDSSSPLSDPTLEIITESPSLHQEYSESSPVKDGSISPSEEKSPNYMHRNWTEQPRSNIHLTNEYGEENEGQSIKAQGDTGGLITGASKWTDILNRTEDELNECYSRFMLNAEGKATKERTNSLFSNLNNDYMNIPVFSSTFNSFNSNSLTSNSHTTDTDNKKAENYFWYYSPGIIGRVYKEWLKCKNLDYKKMNNDFYYLFANSNKLHEFIKSNHSTLERQEEIKLFDISQVLSSNNSILNSIQKSFSSLKTSHLFSDEVPNHSSLNRIINTFLMDTNSDIEKLCMVDCKKVHSFLEDTNINKFLSSLYDHKGNEFTQGEMDYFSPSRLTPDLIEQLNLIVGEKKSEDGTQMKDYSSHVMGKVPPYDALWDHDINDLNDAPRKERQLLLQDNINGVINLSTSHLQKEHEENFDLNDLLNYAESLILQNKQNEAIKESELLGTGNTGSTENTEVQMQSDSDADSTDIKHFDEILSNFIKNFVSTRDSKVTHSTPEQSEHKNNDKMNSLKNIEEIYSNIKKTICDEEASRAVTSRASVKKNGESLAEQIIHTKKKEIYLKKRNVKNEQNLSNELQRREDSNGRNKLNKSLATGRTEHQLRNLNIVKNKSKGSIECLRKKGKKDTNQWTYNTFNEYINNDLNLEKKKNKIDSKAVPGRINSVSSDDVRANIKFTLICSSSEENVKDQKRGKKKILDEKKIHVEDTHLGETQNWGNISEGFLPAYGIHGGYAQTKDNKFLSSQKGLSSKLNRVKLEREKKNKPKQRIDGKSKESTRSSVSSTHEGGISNAERRNESYHCLHDKEMNDGPIGNRMHSSNNYIVDDRENSNFKDYTKKSLLEDNKKWKGKNEKCNETEEMKWDIANNTEKGILLNGNELHSSVAASILKCPLSQTEGNSKYSHEETQKSLKMENYHLGENKETPSNERKEKGNTKWNHHMVSVNVSRADSLSPVNEYCIHSNRVSYNNSSNLDSPQTCERPGEGDQYGGAYRKGEFAYVSSCPKNGEEKSDDSYKFSNEQKTSSNFNLDTHDLIKDLKKYLCSPPNSVDLEDSNLNDTFLLEFINKYLENSNPCEVSVYNEVVFDEASVKKDRHQVSTVQNHEQRDGTVMRNAKERKTQYYHLYGDKKKWQREQDKKLSGALSHNFYDEHIVNFLNTYMFENSDRLMKNSILKDKEESNMKLEKYTGKARLPLDAQSAIVYKKDEKEGGFLEFKYASTHGNDNHYDGKGKFHIDFHDKQEKTKNKEENFTPKGTHLKKKQNDTHLEGSNFHEKEKNKYFYNDDQISITGEYAPWKHDEKNTYIYKDRNKEGNLSSHKRENMFEELIISKGKEDKVEEQSQKNVGENEMKKTSSDIFYSISNLESLKVDEPLAHLGGRMNSNNLHAGEEKEKEKIIKKADLNLVLQSSGSEKQSDRASSSDEGNYANGVEDLPKEHPLHIHKPNVNIFDQAYGFESKLSDVLSSSGIKPSGIEPSVIKPSVIEPSGIEPSGIKPSVIKPSVLEPSGIEPAGLLVGSDALYESFAYKSFENIDHLKRRTHELSSKKAKDDASGDLDEQKASVIVNVAMDESNSKGRIEILRYSDLVKGGSDNRSSCGEDTKEGQGQSPSVSLPISNHSTVHDVGKMKKEYDYFTGKDAISSGKKKELKKVQPNPSKGQMGSTQVDEEIGKEKNYLKNNFTNYEIYESSKISGKDANSGGTDDRTGISARDPSNNQVSKQMEMNLFNKIPPSQEEKIIQSKRNTKLGKDSLGDSYKNINHVDALQVDHNIVTKMMTYDEPEAGEIPLPCTYGGKIHKNVGGAQSNSFLSGEISSSMGRKNLMDSQNVSSANHINDRNKSGFANSVIGAQQSMSQTNEQKKARSNSYKHHFLGRGTGVIIGPGGGKDTSNGGERKKDEAEKVHAGEVIEAIEGDIDEDDEDDFSEQFSSKSKIRKSRRPPRSNTKLTLTEKISVRLGNSQSTESDLEEKKGTREKWNLGSSKRYKEGNDLSAGRKKKENYTTLRGYMTKKRDHIFDNSDYIKHFNSIIKTYSWSPENLRIGENNYSLKKYKTCIDTASTEDSDDASKMTYFVKDVLGENSNSISSSSGYEEVDTRKYKKEFSREAKLHHPLKLRKEKRSEYKHKEVHGDVIQCIKTDTQESFIELIEQGNIFPTIRCSRDGGGALHRSLPSNGYNSFVKKGGMLSTRGTSNYSPSSNHSNFSHSSDQGEIPQKINTQTYVMNERKEASKVRSVSENGINMEDIKVFTDDGYNDEYNFFYNWNEVNNEVNYQMNKTENYKKIYSLKKKGNSVRLFKGNLNNSRRKLHLSEDLYADGGNLRVKGNNSNSPFYNNTKRMRRSVTIGDSNSSNFYRLEKRGKKNASSSVNALGEDTARRRSTVKLANSAYDSTYEMKNSLAKREHTKNNNSSIISFNEEKFAPKDMTITKIMPHYESLHINSNFSFESKYTGNLWKKMKRGTVVERTNLEDSTAIDSLRGKYHTNHDNYSNGGVNTGRKNNSKGRVMKSALSKRKKSLTGGQSDTNYLASYLSQDSQKNFVHELKKKLATKNAQGKNSQMGSNKNNNGENQMSKKKTYIDPQKLTSAIRNFRNYKKMSRENMKAVQVKLPPKNREAKNYRPLKLRYSVDNFYNVINSEDDANEDMFIHRHDK; this is encoded by the coding sequence ATGAACGGAATTGCCGACCTGAACAATTCATATGAGGGCAACCTGGAAAACGCCACAGCCTCTCACAATGTGGAAGCAAATGACTATGtgatggaaggaaagacttcCCATTCTTCTACCTTCaccagaaaaaatgaaaaaatggatcaaaaaaagaaaaataagcagaacgaagggaaaacaaatcCGCATGatggggaagaaaaacacaaCAATATTACAAATGAACTTTTGATAAACCATGACGAAGTGGCTACGTCAAATACGCAGAATATGAACATAACACACAGAGTGAAGAAGGATTCAGTGGTGGAGAAAAGACGAGAAACTTTGAGCATCAGTTCTTCTAGGGcaatttttctaaaaaaagagaaaaaatatatgttagGTTGCCACTTCACGAAGGAGAAATGTCAAGAAAatatcgaaaaaataaatgagaaaataaacTATACGATGAAAAAGATACTAAAATTGTACAACGACTCAAACAAGAAGCAATATTTATCAAGGTTATTTCAAATGAAAGACATTAGTTGCCTCTTCAGTTGTATGTTCTTCTGTCTACTAATTATATTTTCGATTATGAATGAATACGTCGGAGTACTACTTTCCATCTTGCTACTTATCATATCCATACAGCTAAAATTTAGTCGGTCAAATATGGCTTTGCTCAACTCTATTGTTGccattcttttcatttctatAGCCACTGCCTATTCCTTTTCGAACATAAAATTGGAGAACATCCACGATAAGACCATTACACGGATTGACAGCTCAAATGCGAGCACGAATAGGAGACTATTAATCCTGGAGATGGTCATATGTCTGGCTTATGCTTCCAtcctatttatatatatgctctCACTACGGTCTGTAAAAAGGTGCAAAGAAAAACACGTCTGGATATATCACCACATAGTTACCCTTTTCAACTTCCTGGATGTATGCATCCTCTTTACCTTTGGAGTCCtagcctttttctttatctttaTTTGCCTTGGCGAAACTTTATTTATCATTATGTCATTCATATTATTTTCGACCAGTGTCCTTACTTACTCTCTTCGTAAAAAGAGCAGCATAGGGACGTTGATATTCCAAACAATTTCGATCATAACGAATTCCATTGTAGCTAGTACGTATTTATCGAAGAACACAGCAACAGAGAAACTGGCAGAGCTCCCTCCTGACGAATTAGGGCAATTAACGAACAGCATATTCCTATTCTATATGATctttcttatattttttttggttctTCACCtattgtacattttttatatattcttttcccACAAGAATTTCCTATCCAAGTGTTTTTCCCAAAGATCTGTGTACTACTCGAGTGTCTTCCCGCACCCCGCAAGCGTTGCAGATGATGAATCCGGTGATGTACCTAACTGCAGTGCGAACGGTCAAAGTGATGAAAGCAGAACACTTAATAAGAAATATGATGGATACAGCAGCGGGAATCTTCCGAATAAGGGGGAGATCCATTTTGTGCGTGAGAAGTACCTGCTCAGTTTAGATGATGACAACAAAATCCTGAATATCCAGAGGAGAAGCTGCAAGCAGGTGCATATCGATATGGGAAAATACACATACAACGAGCTTCATTTGTACAAGCACCTCCTTCTCAACACATTGGTCGAGTTGAAGCGCTCGCGGTGGAGACGCAGAGGGAGAGGGAACGCGTCCAGGGGGGCAAGGAATAGGGACAGAACGGGCATAAAAGATAAGGCCAAACGGAGGAAAGCCACACATAAGAAGACCAAACAAGGGAAGCTTAGTATGGATGGAACAAAAAGACTCAAGCGAGTGCAACGGTTGAAGAGCCCACAATGCCAAGGAAACAGGCAGACGGAAGATTTTGTACTAAGTATCAACGAAGAATCGTCCGAATACCAGACCAATCACTATAATACAGATGAGGGTCCCAACACACAAGCAAATAAGAGACAATGtaggaggaaaaacaaaaagggtgAACATAgctgtgtccattttttgctaaaaaatttatccctcgttcaaaaggaaagaagtcGGAATAAAGTCGGTCCAAAGAAACCACTGCAGAACCATCATCTTTACCTTACCCACTGCGAAAACGACATATATTCCCCATCCTCCCTATTTTACTcaaagtacacatacataatAGATGTTTTGCTGGAAAATTACGATGAGCTTATATTTTACTTAGACCGAAAGAAGTTCTTCTTTAAGCTATGCGAGTTGGCTGAGAAGGAAAATCGAACTACGGACAGTGAAAGAATTTCCTGCCAAAATTGTGCACGCGAAGGGGATATATTGAAACGTGGATCGACTGTAAACTCCAATGCACTTCTACAGAAGAGTAGCATGAACGATTCATCATCTCCTTTATCGGATCCAACTTTGGAAATTATCACCGAGTCGCCATCCCTTCATCAAGAATATTCAGAATCAAGCCCTGTAAAGGATGGCTCTATTTCTCCATCCGAAGAAAAAAGTCCCAATTACATGCACAGAAATTGGACTGAACAACCTAGAAGTAATATACACCTAACGAACGAAtacggagaagaaaatgagggACAATCGATAAAGGCGCAAGGCGATACAGGTGGTTTGATAACTGGTGCTTCCAAATGGACAGACATACTCAACAGAACCGAAGATGAATTAAACGAGTGTTACTCACGCTTCATGCTAAACGCAGAAGGAAAGGCAACAAAGGAGAGAACCAACTCGCTATTTAGTAATCTGAACAATGATTATATGAACATTCCAGTTTTTTCCTCGACGTTCAACTCCTTCAATTCCAACTCCCTCACTTCCAATTCCCACACTACCGACACAGACAACAAAAAGGCAGAGAACTACTTCTGGTACTACTCCCCCGGTATTATCGGAAGGGTTTACAAAGAATGgctaaaatgtaaaaatttagattataaaaaaatgaataatgaTTTTTATTATCTCTTTGCTAATTCGAATAAGCTCCACGAATTCATAAAGTCCAATCACAGCACTCTGGAAAGacaggaagaaattaaactCTTCGATATTAGTCAAGTGCTAAGTAGTAATAACAGCATTCTAAATTCCATTCAGAAATCCTTTTCATCTCTTAAAACATCTCACTTGTTTTCTGATGAGGTACCCAACCACAGTTCCTTAAATAGAATAATAAACACCTTTCTCATGGACACCAACAGCGACATAGAGAAACTATGCATGGTTGATTGTAAGAAGGTACATTCATTTTTAGAGGACACgaacataaataaatttctttCATCATTGTATGATCACAAGGGGAACGAATTTACCCAGGGAGAGATGGATTATTTCTCCCCATCAAGACTTACTCCAGATTTGATTGAGCAACTGAACCTGATCGTTGGTGAGAAGAAATCGGAGGATGGCACACAAATGAAGGACTATTCGTCACATGTGATGGGGAAAGTGCCTCCCTATGATGCTCTTTGGGATCATGATATAAACGATCTGAATGATGCCCCCAGAAAGGAGAGGCAATTATTACTGCAAGATAACATCAATGGCGTGATAAACCTCAGCACATCACACCTGCAGAAGGAACATGAGGAGAACTTCGACCTGAATGACCTTCTAAATTACGCCGAGTCACTGATTCTGCAGAACAAGCAAAATGAGGCAATCAAAGAAAGCGAACTACTAGGAACAGGCAACACAGGTAGCACAGAAAATACAGAAGTGCAGATGCAAAGCGACTCGGACGCTGACTCTACCGACATAAAACACTTTGATGAAATTTTAAGCaactttattaaaaatttcgtGTCTACTCGGGATAGCAAGGTGACACATAGTACCCCCGAACAGAGTGAACACAAGAATAACGACAAAATGAATTCCTTGAAAAATATAGAGGAAATATATtcaaatataaagaaaaccATATGTGATGAGGAGGCAAGCAGGGCGGTCACCAGTCGAGCTAgtgtcaaaaaaaatggagaatccTTAGCCGAACAAATAATCCACaccaagaaaaaagagatatatctaaaaaagagaaacgtGAAAAATGAGCAGAACCTTTCGAATGAACTACAAAGAAGGGAAGACTCAAATGGgaggaacaaattaaataaaagCCTCGCAACAGGAAGGACAGAACACCAATTAAGGAACCTTAACATAGTGAAGAACAAGTCCAAAGGGAGCATCGAGTGCTtaaggaagaagggaaagaaggacaCGAACCAATGGACATACAACACATTCAATGAGTATATAAATAACGATTTAaatcttgaaaaaaaaaaaaataaaattgacaGCAAAGCTGTTCCAGGGAGGATAAATTCAGTATCCTCAGATGATGTAAGGGCAAATATAAAGTTCACCCTAATTTGTAGTAGCAGCGAGGAAAATGTCAAAGatcaaaaaagggggaaaaaaaaaattctcgaCGAAAAGAAGATTCACGTTGAAGATACCCATCTAGGTGAGACACAAAATTGGGGCAACATCTCAGAAGGGTTTCTTCCTGCTTACGGGATTCATGGGGGATATGCACAGACAAAGGataacaaatttttatcatcccAGAAAGGGTTATCGTCCAAGTTGAATAGGGTAAAATtggagagagagaaaaaaaataaacctaAGCAACGCATAGACGGAAAGAGCAAAGAATCAACCCGTAGTAGCGTCAGCAGCACACACGAAGGGGGAATCTCTAATGCAGAAAGGAGGAATGAATCCTACCATTGCTTACACGACAAGGAAATGAACGATGGACCAATTGGGAACAGAATGCACAGTTCAAATAATTACATTGTAGATGATAGGGAAAACTCCAACTTCAAGGATTACACGAAGAAATCTCTCCTTGAAgacaataaaaaatggaaaggcaaaaatgaaaagtgtaACGAAACGGAGGAGATGAAATGGGACATTGCGAATAATACGGAGAAGGGGATTCTGTTAAATGGGAACGAACTTCATAGTAGCGTGGCCGCATCGATATTGAAATGCCCCCTCAGTCAAACAGAAGGGAACAGCAAATACAGCCATGAAGAGACACAAAAGAgcctcaaaatggaaaactaCCATCTAGGTGAGAACAAAGAAACACCATCAAACgagcgaaaagaaaaaggaaacacgAAATGGAATCATCATATGGTGAGTGTAAATGTAAGTAGAGCAGACAGCCTATCGCCTGTAAATGAATACTGCATACATAGCAATCGAGTGAGTTACAATAATTCCAGCAACTTGGATTCGCCCCAAACTTGTGAGCGTCCTGGTGAAGGAGACCAGTATGGAGGCGCCTATCGCAAAGGGGAGTTCGCCTACGTTTCTAGTTGCCccaaaaatggtgaagaaaaaagtgatgaTTCTTAcaaattttcaaatgaacaaaaaacgAGCAGCAACTTTAACCTCGACACCCATGACCTCATAAaagatttgaaaaaatatttatgctCACCTCCAAACAGTGTCGACCTGGAGGATAGCAATCTGAATGACACGTTTCTACTGGAGTTTATCAACAAGTACTTGGAGAATAGCAACCCCTGTGAAGTGAGTGTATACAACGAAGTGGTGTTTGACGAGGCaagtgtaaaaaaggatAGGCACCAAGTTAGCACTGTGCAGAATCATGAACAGAGAGATGGAACCGTCATGAGGAAtgcaaaggaaagaaaaacacaGTACTATCATCTGTatggtgataaaaaaaagtggcagaGAGAACAAGACAAAAAGCTAAGTGGGGCACTATCCCACAATTTTTACGATGAACACATTGTAAATTTCCTTAATACGTACATGTTTGAAAACAGCGACCGCTTGATGAAAAATTCTATTTTGAAAGACAAGGAGGAAAGTAATATGAAACTGGAAAAGTACACTGGAAAGGCTAGACTACCTCTGGATGCTCAGTCTGCAATAGTCTacaagaaggatgaaaaggagGGTGGTTTCCTCGAATTCAAATATGCTAGTACACATGGTAATGACAATCATTATGAcgggaaggggaaatttcACATCGATTTTCACGATAAACAGGAGAAGACGAAAAATAAGGAGGAAAACTTTACCCCCAAAGGAACTCActtaaagaagaaacaaaatgacACCCATTTGGAAGGAAGTAATTtccatgagaaggaaaaaaataaatatttttacaacgaTGATCAGATAAGCATTACCGGGGAATACGCACCATGGAAACACGATGAAAAAAACACTTACATCTACAAGGACCGAAACAAGGAAGGAAACCTCTCTTCTCACAAGAGAGAAAACATGTTTGAGGAGTTAATTATttccaaagggaaagaagacaAGGTAGAAGAACAAAGCCAAAAGAATGTAGGGGAAAATgagatgaaaaaaacgaGCAGTGATATCTTCTACAGTATAAGCAATTTGGAAAGCCTTAAAGTAGATGAACCGTTGGCTCACCTGGGTGGTAGAATGAACAGTAACAATCTCCATgcaggagaagaaaaggaaaaagaaaaaataattaaaaaggcGGATTTAAATTTAGTCTTACAAAGTAGTGGTAGCGAAAAACAAAGTGATAGAGCTTCCTCGTCCGATGAAGGAAACTATGCGAACGGTGTGGAAGATTTACCAAAGGAACATCCCCTTCATATTCATAAACCAAATGTGAATATATTTGATCAAGCGTACGGATTTGAAAGCAAATTGTCCGATGTCCTTTCATCTTCGGGTATTAAACCTTCAGGTATTGAACCCTCAGTTATTAAACCCTCAGTTATTGAGCCCTCAGGTATTGAACCTTCAGGTATTAAACCCTCAGTTATTAAACCCTCAGTTTTGGAGCCCTCAGGTATTGAACCCGCGGGACTATTAGTCGGAAGCGATGCTTTGTACGAATCCTTCGCTTATAAAAGTTTCGAAAATATCGATcatttgaaaagaaggacACACGAGCTTAGCAGTAAGAAAGCAAAGGATGATGCGAGTGGCGACTTGGACGAACAGAAAGCCTCAGTCATAGTCAATGTGGCCATGGATGAATCCAACTCAAAGGGTAGAATTGAAATCCTTCGCTATAGCGATCTTGTCAAGGGGGGAAGTGATAATAGGAGCAGTTGTGGTGAGGACACGAAGGAGGGACAGGGTCAATCGCCCAGCGTTTCTTTACCCATTTCTAACCATTCAACGGTGCACGACGtagggaaaatgaaaaaggagtaCGACTACTTCACGGGAAAAGACGCAATAAGTTcaggtaagaaaaaagagcTAAAAAAAGTTCAGCCCAATCCAAGTAAAGGTCAAATGGGAAGCACGCAGGTAGACGAAGAAAtcgggaaggagaaaaattacttaaaaaacaattttaccAATTATGAAATTTACGAGAGTTCAAAAATTAGCGGAAAAGACGCCAATAGCGGTGGCACGGATGACAGAACTGGCATAAGTGCAAGAGACCCATCGAACAACCAAGTGAGTAAGCAGATGGAAATGAATCTTTTCAATAAAATACCCCCTTCccaggaagagaaaataatacAATCTAAGCGTAATACAAAATTGGGAAAGGATTCCCTCGGAGATAGTTACAAGAATATTAACCATGTAGATGCGCTCCAAGTGGACCATAACATTGTCACGAAAATGATGACCTATGACGAGCCAGAAGCAGGAGAAATTCCACTCCCATGCACatatggaggaaaaatccaCAAAAATGTTGGAGGCGCTCAGAGCAACTCCTTCTTGTCGGGGGAGATATCCTCCTCTATGGGAAGAAAGAACCTCATGGATTCGCAAAACGTTTCATCGGCTAACCATATAAATGATAGGAACAAATCTGGCTTCGCCAACAGCGTGATAGGAGCCCAACAGAGCATGTCTCAAACAAATGAGCAAAAGAAGGCGCGCAGTAATTCCTATAAGCATCACTTTCTCGGAAGGGGAACAGGTGTGATCATTGGTCCTGGAGGCGGAAAGGATACCTCTAAtgggggagagagaaaaaaagatgaagcaGAGAAGGTGCATGCGGGCGAAGTGATCGAAGCAATCGAAGGAGACATAGACGAGGACGATGAAGACGACTTCTCCGAACAGTTTTCCTCGAAGAGTAAAATACGAAAGAGTCGGAGACCTCCCAGGAGTAACACCAAATTGACGCTCACGGAGAAGATATCCGTCAGGTTAGGAAACTCGCAAAGCACTGAAAGCGActtggaggagaaaaagggtacaagggaaaaatggaatttgGGCAGCTCAAAGCGTTATAAGGAGGGAAATGATTTGAGcgcaggaaggaaaaaaaaagaaaactatACCACCTTGAGAGGATACATGACAAAGAAGAGGGATCACATTTTCGACAACTCAGACTACATCAAACACTTTAATAGCATCATTAAAACTTATTCGTGGTCACCGGAAAATTTACGCATAGGCGAGAATAATTATTCcctgaaaaaatataagactTGTATAGACACGGCTAGCACAGAAGATAGTGATGACGCATCTAAAATGACATACTTCGTGAAAGATGTCCTGGGAGAAAACTCCAATTCGATTTCTTCATCAAGTGGATACGAAGAAGTAGACACGAGGAAATACAAGAAGGAGTTCAGTCGTGAAGCAAAATTACATCATCCTTTAAAATTGCGCAAAGAAAAGCGTAGCGAATACAAGCACAAAGAGGTTCATGGGGACGTAATTCAATGTATTAAAACGGACACCCAAGAATCCTTCATTGAGCTAATTGAACAGGGCAATATTTTTCCCACCATTAGATGTAGCAGGGACGGCGGTGGTGCCCTTCATCGTAGTCTGCCCTCAAACGGTTACAACAGTTTTgtgaaaaagggagggaTGTTATCCACGAGGGGCACTTCAAattattctccttcttccaaccattccaatttttcccattcctCCGATCAAGGTGAAATCCCCCAAAAGATCAACACACAGACGTACGTTATGAACGAACGCAAGGAGGCCTCCAAGGTACGTAGCGTGTCGGAGAATGGTATCAACATGGAAGACATAAAAGTGTTCACAGATGACGGGTACAATGATgagtacaattttttttacaactggAATGAAGTAAATAACGAAGTTAATtatcaaatgaacaaaacggaaaattataaaaaaatatattccttgaaaaaaaagggaaacagtGTGAGGCTGTTCAAAGGAAATCTTAACAACTCACGCAGAAAACTCCATTTAAGTGAAGACCTTTATGCCGATGGTGGTAATTTACGAGTCAAGGGAAATAATAGCAATTCTCCATTTTACAATAACACAAAACGGATGCGAAGATCGGTCACTATTGGGGATTCCAACTCGAGCAATTTCTACAGAttagaaaaaaggggcaagAAAAATGCAAGTTCGTCGGTGAACGCATTGGGAGAGGATACCGCACGGAGGAGGTCCACGGTGAAACTCGCGAACAGTGCGTACGACTCTACTTACGAAATGAAGAACAGCTTAGCAAAAAgagaacacacaaaaaataataattcgtctatcatttcatttaatgaagaaaagtttGCACCAAAAGACATGACCATTACAAAAATTATGCCGCACTACGAATCGCTTCATATAAATTCTAACTTCTCTTTCGAATCTAAGTATACAGGAaatttgtggaaaaaaatgaaaagagggACAGTTGTGGAGAGGACTAATCTAGAGGACAGCACCGCCATCGACTCTCTCAGGGGGAAGTACCACACAAACCATGACAACTATTCGAACGGGGGAGTTAACACAGGTAGAAAGAACAATTCGAAGGGGAGAGTAATGAAAAGCGCATtaagcaaaaggaaaaaatctttAACGGGGGGACAGAGTGATACAAACTATTTGGCATCATACCTATCGCAGGAttcccaaaaaaattttgttcacgaattaaaaaaaaaactggccACAAAAAATGCCCAAGGGAAGAATAGCCAAATGGGAAgcaacaaaaataataatggtGAGAACCAAATGTCCAAAAAGAAGACTTACATTGATCCCCAAAAGCTTACCAGTGCTATTCGAAATTTtagaaattacaaaaaaatgtctcGTGAAAATATGAAAGCGGTACAAGTGAAATTACCACCAAAAAACAGAGAAGCTAAGAATTACAGACCCTTAAAATTGCGCTACTCAGTGGACAACTTTTACAATGTTATAAATAGCGAAGACGACGCAAATGAAGACATGTTCATCCACAGGCACGACAAATGA